In one Salipiger abyssi genomic region, the following are encoded:
- a CDS encoding DUF2303 family protein yields MTDIDTHAANVAATMRETMEEIGQPTPLIAPVDWDDPKKEQKFSLRTPFLVSVPAGRKTEDHSDKLRAALLRDKPERRKGTAYLSTLDSLIGWTNRFKGDSSALFADPNTPSLTCIANYHGAGAVAWDDTSGEKGAAFCDHRGRYDFPLSEEWQIWEAVSGKGMDKEELGEFIESNILHFLEPTPYLIHAKSDGNPAPWEERSRDLAEKIGGRFGQPHELMNMSREFTVHETSNLKVTKNRDNGASMIHFVNEHNDEEGRPLQIPNLFLIAIPVFDGGDLYRMTVRFFYRKSGSTVKFFVTLYNPDEAKREAIEEAVAKAENDTALPVFYGTAEAAG; encoded by the coding sequence ATGACCGATATCGACACCCACGCCGCCAACGTCGCGGCCACCATGCGCGAGACGATGGAGGAGATCGGGCAACCGACGCCGCTCATCGCCCCGGTGGACTGGGACGATCCCAAGAAAGAGCAGAAATTCTCCCTGCGCACCCCCTTCCTGGTCAGCGTTCCCGCTGGTCGCAAAACCGAGGACCACTCCGACAAGCTGCGCGCGGCGCTGCTGCGCGACAAGCCCGAGCGCCGCAAGGGCACAGCCTATCTCTCGACGCTCGACAGCCTGATCGGCTGGACCAATCGCTTCAAAGGCGACAGCTCGGCGCTATTCGCAGATCCGAACACGCCCAGCCTGACCTGCATCGCGAACTATCACGGTGCCGGCGCGGTGGCATGGGATGACACCAGCGGCGAGAAAGGCGCGGCCTTCTGCGATCATCGCGGGCGCTACGATTTCCCGCTCTCCGAGGAATGGCAGATCTGGGAAGCCGTATCGGGCAAAGGCATGGACAAGGAGGAGCTTGGCGAATTCATCGAATCCAACATCCTGCATTTCCTCGAACCGACGCCCTACCTGATCCACGCGAAATCCGATGGCAATCCGGCCCCATGGGAAGAGCGCAGCCGCGATCTCGCCGAAAAGATCGGCGGGCGCTTCGGCCAGCCGCACGAGCTGATGAACATGAGCCGGGAATTCACGGTGCATGAGACCTCGAACCTCAAGGTTACGAAGAACCGCGACAACGGCGCGTCGATGATCCATTTCGTCAACGAGCATAACGATGAGGAAGGGCGCCCGCTCCAGATCCCCAACCTGTTCCTGATCGCGATCCCGGTTTTCGACGGCGGCGATCTCTACCGCATGACCGTCCGGTTTTTCTATCGCAAGAGCGGCTCGACCGTGAAATTCTTCGTGACACTCTACAACCCCGACGAAGCCAAGCGCGAGGCCATCGAAGAAGCGGTGGCCAAAGCGGAGAACGACACTGCCCTGCCCGTCTTCTACGGCACCGCCGAGGCTGCCGGATAA
- the putA gene encoding bifunctional proline dehydrogenase/L-glutamate gamma-semialdehyde dehydrogenase PutA: MPKDIAPALREQIDLNTYADEAATVARLREQAALSPQDRAAIGNRAAGLVRDIRGSSRPGLMEVFLAEYGLSTDEGIALMCLAEALLRVPDAETIDALIEDKIAPSDWGRHMGRSTSPLVNASTWALMLTGKVLDPAQRPGPAGHLRNAMKRLGEPVIRTAVGRAMKEMGAQFVLGETIQKAMKRGSAMEEKGYTYSYDMLGEAARTEADALRYLDAYSRAIDAIAGAARASDIRDNPGISVKLSALFARYEEGQRDEVMAVLVPRLRQLCEQAKAANIGLNIDAEEADRLSLSLDVIGAAFAAPSLAGWDGFGVVVQAFGLRAAETLDWLHALAEAHDRRIMVRLVKGAYWDTEIKRAQVMGLEGFPVFTSKAHSDISYIANARKLLGMTDRIYPQFATHNAHTVAAVLHMAGDKSAFEFQRLHGMGEVLHELVHKAEGTRCRIYAPVGAHRDLLAYLVRRLLENGANSSFVNQIVDEEVPPEVVAADPFETTDTRPLARGPELFAPERVNSKGFDLTHRPTLGAIDAARAPFRDHVWTVAPITAEEAPHGAEEALENPADPADSPGRVTWATPATVAIAAAAARPWEAPAAARAAALNAAADLYEAHFGEIFAMLHREAGKTQLDAVAELREAVDFLRYYAARALDNDAPPQGVFACISPWNFPLAIFTGQIAAALATGNAVLAKPAEQTPLIAWRAVQLLHQAGVPASALQLLPGAGEVGAALTSEPHVTGVAFTGSTETAQIIHRSIATHLAPGTPFIAETGGLNAMIVDSTALPEQAVRAIVESAFQSAGQRCSALRCLYVQEDIAPPFMEMLTGAMEALRPGQPWDLSTDLGPVIDAEAHAGIAAYVEAARADGRLLKQTEVPSEGHFIAPALIKVNGIADLEREIFGPVLHIATFKSEELDAVIDAINATGYGLTFGLQTRIDDRVQHVTERVEAGNLYVNRNQIGAIVGSQPFGGEGLSGTGPKAGGPLYCDRFRSHAHAGPVGSWSTHDLPDRLSAALAAAGHAPGPVTTELPGPTGEANQYTTLARPPVLCLGPGSDCAAAQAEAIRKLGGVAVVSHGKVAPEALATLTDISAAIWWGDADSARAYRRALAERKGPILTLITGTPDRGHARAERHVCIDTTASGGNAALLGGNM; the protein is encoded by the coding sequence ATGCCCAAGGATATCGCCCCCGCCCTGCGCGAGCAGATCGACCTCAACACCTATGCCGACGAGGCTGCCACCGTTGCGCGGCTGCGCGAGCAGGCGGCCTTGTCGCCCCAAGACCGCGCCGCCATCGGCAACCGCGCGGCCGGGCTCGTGCGCGATATCCGCGGCAGCTCCCGGCCCGGGCTGATGGAGGTCTTCCTTGCCGAATACGGGCTCTCGACCGACGAGGGCATCGCGCTCATGTGTCTGGCCGAGGCGCTGCTGCGCGTGCCCGATGCCGAGACCATCGACGCGCTGATCGAGGACAAGATCGCGCCTTCGGATTGGGGCCGTCACATGGGCCGCTCGACCTCGCCGCTGGTCAACGCCTCGACCTGGGCGCTGATGCTCACCGGCAAGGTGCTGGACCCGGCGCAGCGCCCCGGCCCCGCCGGTCATCTGCGCAACGCCATGAAGCGGCTGGGCGAGCCGGTGATCCGCACCGCAGTGGGCCGCGCGATGAAGGAGATGGGCGCGCAGTTCGTGCTGGGCGAGACGATCCAGAAGGCGATGAAGCGCGGCAGCGCGATGGAGGAGAAGGGCTATACCTACAGCTACGACATGCTGGGCGAGGCCGCGCGCACCGAGGCCGATGCGCTGCGCTATCTCGACGCCTATTCCAGGGCCATCGACGCCATCGCGGGCGCCGCCAGGGCCTCCGACATCCGCGACAATCCCGGCATCTCGGTCAAGCTCTCGGCGCTTTTCGCCCGCTACGAGGAAGGCCAGCGCGACGAGGTCATGGCGGTGTTGGTGCCGCGTCTCAGGCAGCTTTGCGAGCAGGCAAAGGCCGCCAATATCGGGCTCAATATCGACGCCGAGGAGGCCGACCGCCTGTCGCTCTCGCTGGATGTGATCGGCGCCGCCTTCGCCGCCCCCTCGCTGGCGGGCTGGGACGGGTTCGGCGTGGTGGTACAGGCTTTCGGCCTGCGCGCCGCCGAGACGCTCGACTGGCTCCATGCGCTGGCCGAGGCGCATGACCGTCGCATCATGGTCCGGCTGGTCAAGGGCGCCTATTGGGACACCGAGATCAAGCGCGCGCAGGTGATGGGGCTCGAAGGCTTCCCGGTCTTCACCTCCAAGGCGCATAGCGACATCTCCTATATCGCCAATGCCCGCAAGCTGCTGGGCATGACCGACCGGATCTATCCGCAATTCGCCACCCATAACGCGCATACGGTGGCGGCGGTGCTGCATATGGCCGGTGACAAGAGCGCGTTCGAATTCCAGCGCCTGCACGGCATGGGCGAGGTGCTGCACGAGCTGGTGCACAAGGCCGAGGGCACCCGCTGCCGGATCTACGCGCCGGTGGGGGCGCATCGCGATCTGCTGGCCTATCTGGTGCGGCGGCTGCTGGAGAACGGCGCCAACTCCTCCTTCGTCAACCAGATCGTCGACGAGGAGGTGCCGCCGGAGGTGGTCGCCGCCGATCCGTTCGAGACGACCGACACCCGCCCCCTCGCCCGTGGTCCAGAACTGTTTGCGCCCGAGCGGGTGAATTCCAAGGGGTTCGATCTGACGCACCGCCCGACCCTGGGGGCCATCGACGCGGCGCGCGCGCCGTTCCGCGATCATGTCTGGACGGTGGCGCCGATCACCGCCGAGGAGGCGCCGCACGGGGCCGAGGAGGCGCTGGAGAACCCCGCCGATCCCGCCGACAGCCCGGGCAGGGTCACCTGGGCCACACCCGCAACCGTCGCCATCGCCGCCGCCGCCGCCCGCCCCTGGGAGGCGCCTGCCGCCGCGCGCGCAGCCGCCCTCAACGCCGCCGCCGATCTCTACGAGGCGCATTTCGGCGAGATCTTCGCCATGCTGCACCGCGAGGCCGGCAAGACCCAGCTCGACGCGGTGGCCGAGCTGCGCGAGGCGGTGGATTTCCTGCGCTACTACGCCGCCCGCGCGCTCGACAATGACGCACCGCCTCAGGGCGTCTTTGCCTGCATCTCGCCGTGGAACTTCCCGCTGGCGATCTTCACCGGCCAGATCGCCGCAGCGCTCGCCACCGGCAACGCGGTGCTGGCGAAACCCGCCGAGCAGACGCCGCTCATCGCCTGGCGCGCAGTGCAGCTCCTGCATCAGGCCGGCGTGCCCGCCTCCGCGCTGCAACTGCTGCCCGGCGCCGGCGAGGTGGGCGCGGCCCTGACCTCCGAGCCACATGTCACCGGCGTCGCCTTCACCGGCTCCACCGAGACCGCGCAGATCATCCATCGCTCCATCGCCACCCATCTCGCCCCCGGCACGCCGTTCATCGCCGAGACCGGCGGGCTCAACGCGATGATCGTCGACAGCACCGCGCTTCCCGAACAGGCGGTGCGTGCCATCGTCGAATCCGCCTTCCAGTCGGCGGGCCAGCGCTGCTCGGCGCTGCGCTGCCTCTATGTGCAGGAGGATATCGCGCCGCCTTTCATGGAGATGCTGACCGGCGCCATGGAGGCGTTGCGCCCCGGCCAGCCCTGGGATCTCTCCACCGATCTCGGCCCGGTGATCGACGCCGAGGCGCATGCGGGCATCGCCGCCTATGTAGAGGCCGCCCGCGCCGACGGACGCCTGCTGAAACAGACCGAGGTGCCGTCAGAGGGCCATTTCATCGCCCCTGCCCTCATCAAGGTGAACGGCATCGCCGATCTGGAGCGCGAGATCTTCGGCCCGGTGCTGCATATCGCCACCTTCAAATCCGAAGAGCTCGACGCGGTGATCGACGCCATCAACGCCACCGGTTACGGGCTCACCTTCGGGCTGCAAACCCGCATCGACGACCGGGTGCAGCATGTGACCGAGCGCGTCGAGGCCGGCAATCTCTACGTCAACCGCAACCAGATCGGCGCGATCGTCGGCAGCCAGCCCTTCGGCGGCGAAGGGCTCTCGGGCACCGGGCCAAAGGCCGGCGGGCCGCTCTATTGCGACCGCTTCCGCAGCCATGCCCATGCCGGGCCGGTGGGCTCCTGGTCGACCCACGACCTGCCCGACCGGCTGAGCGCGGCCCTTGCGGCGGCGGGCCACGCGCCCGGCCCGGTGACGACCGAGCTGCCCGGCCCCACCGGCGAGGCCAACCAGTACACCACGCTGGCCCGCCCGCCGGTGCTCTGCCTCGGCCCCGGCTCGGACTGCGCCGCCGCCCAGGCGGAGGCGATCCGCAAGCTCGGCGGCGTCGCCGTGGTCTCGCACGGCAAGGTGGCGCCCGAAGCGCTGGCGACCCTCACCGATATCTCGGCGGCGATCTGGTGGGGCGACGCCGACAGCGCCCGCGCCTATCGCCGCGCGCTCGCCGAGCGCAAGGGTCCGATCCTGACGCTGATCACCGGCACCCCCGACCGCGGCCATGCCCGCGCCGAGCGCCATGTCTGCATCGACACCACCGCCTCGGGCGGCAACGCGGCGCTGCTCGGCGGCAATATGTAA
- a CDS encoding rhomboid family intramembrane serine protease, with product MFPIRDHNPSGRTPYVTYGLIVANILIFLSYWSLFQQPRALNAFFYDWALIPALVSEGGGLTGMLTSMFLHGGVAHLAGNMLFLFIFGDNIEDEMGHLRFLGFYLACGLLAALTHYLAAPFSPVPTVGASGAIAGVMGGYLLLFPRARVDILVILIVFFKILPIPAWIVLAVWFALQVFGGVGSAADGSGVAYWAHLGGFVAGLLLTVPVWLRRGGPRYWNRTQGHPPHPAARYTDTTTIPKIGRRR from the coding sequence ATGTTTCCGATCCGCGATCACAACCCCTCGGGCCGCACGCCCTATGTCACCTACGGGCTGATCGTGGCGAATATTCTCATATTCCTCAGCTACTGGTCGCTGTTCCAGCAACCGCGCGCGCTCAATGCCTTCTTCTACGACTGGGCGCTGATCCCGGCGCTGGTGAGCGAGGGCGGCGGGCTGACCGGCATGCTCACCTCGATGTTCCTGCATGGCGGCGTGGCGCATCTGGCGGGCAATATGCTGTTCCTGTTCATCTTCGGCGACAATATCGAGGACGAGATGGGGCATCTGCGCTTCCTCGGCTTCTACCTCGCCTGCGGCCTTTTGGCGGCGCTCACCCATTACCTCGCCGCGCCCTTCTCACCGGTGCCGACGGTCGGGGCCTCCGGCGCCATCGCCGGCGTGATGGGCGGCTATCTGCTGCTCTTCCCGCGTGCCCGGGTCGATATCCTGGTGATCCTGATCGTCTTCTTCAAGATCCTGCCCATCCCCGCCTGGATCGTGCTGGCGGTGTGGTTCGCGCTTCAGGTCTTCGGCGGGGTCGGCAGCGCGGCCGACGGCAGCGGCGTCGCCTATTGGGCGCATCTGGGCGGCTTTGTCGCGGGGCTGCTGCTGACCGTGCCGGTCTGGCTGCGGCGCGGCGGGCCGCGCTACTGGAACCGCACGCAAGGCCACCCGCCCCACCCGGCGGCGCGCTATACCGACACCACAACCATTCCCAAGATCGGACGCAGACGATGA
- a CDS encoding tyrosine-type recombinase/integrase: MKLDWQGDARELDRLYWLAQGGKHKAQVKPSNYTWRECIETWRRDPIAGQGKLKPSTKASYRRTMDAIMAKNGAKDMRKTTRQAVRAALENLAETPRKASRHAQTISLLWNYAATELDWPLGENPARRLARYKPAREIEPWPAWMVEKLDSAPENVRIAARLILGTGQRPNAAITMRRDQINGEWMRVRDEKGDKWLEVFCPKSLRDFTASLPIRGDHFLARNLREPLGYQGVERAFRAWRKGLGENAAPYTMHGLRKLAIVELAEAGSSDAEIQSVTGQSAEMVAYYRKRANKRALSKIAQERRK; encoded by the coding sequence GTGAAACTCGACTGGCAGGGCGATGCACGCGAACTGGACCGGCTTTATTGGCTGGCGCAGGGAGGGAAGCACAAGGCGCAGGTGAAGCCGTCCAACTACACTTGGCGGGAATGCATCGAGACATGGCGTCGCGATCCTATCGCCGGTCAGGGCAAGCTGAAACCCAGCACCAAGGCCAGCTATCGCCGGACGATGGACGCAATCATGGCCAAGAACGGCGCCAAGGATATGCGTAAGACCACCCGCCAAGCCGTGCGCGCCGCACTGGAGAATCTGGCCGAAACGCCACGAAAGGCGAGCCGGCACGCTCAAACAATTTCGCTGCTCTGGAACTACGCTGCCACAGAGCTGGACTGGCCTCTGGGAGAGAATCCGGCGCGTCGTCTGGCCAGATACAAGCCCGCCCGTGAAATTGAGCCTTGGCCGGCATGGATGGTTGAGAAACTGGACAGCGCTCCGGAGAATGTTCGGATCGCGGCGCGGTTGATTTTGGGCACCGGCCAGCGCCCGAATGCAGCGATCACCATGCGCCGGGATCAAATCAACGGCGAGTGGATGCGCGTCAGGGATGAAAAGGGCGACAAGTGGCTTGAGGTATTTTGCCCCAAGAGCCTGCGCGACTTCACCGCGTCTTTGCCAATCCGTGGCGATCATTTTCTCGCGCGGAACCTGCGCGAGCCACTCGGATATCAAGGCGTCGAGCGTGCTTTTCGGGCCTGGCGCAAGGGTCTTGGCGAGAATGCGGCACCGTACACGATGCATGGCCTGCGAAAGCTTGCGATTGTCGAACTGGCCGAAGCCGGATCCTCGGACGCGGAAATCCAGTCTGTGACAGGTCAGAGCGCCGAGATGGTGGCTTATTACCGCAAGAGGGCAAACAAACGCGCCCTATCCAAGATCGCTCAGGAGCGCCGGAAATGA
- a CDS encoding helix-turn-helix domain-containing protein — translation MSETWDEMEARHAQERREMIARIAGDIVAEKVAALEGVPLGEMDLITAQVAGRAGLSIKALRSPSRTREIAHARQRAYLILHDAGYSFPQIGRYFNRDHTTVMFGVKRERERRRADEAARVEGMADGVAAE, via the coding sequence ATGTCTGAGACCTGGGATGAGATGGAGGCGCGCCACGCGCAGGAGCGGCGCGAGATGATCGCGCGGATCGCCGGCGATATTGTCGCGGAAAAGGTCGCGGCGCTGGAAGGCGTGCCGCTGGGCGAGATGGATCTGATCACCGCACAGGTGGCGGGCCGGGCCGGGCTGTCGATCAAGGCGCTGCGCTCGCCCAGCCGGACGCGCGAAATCGCCCATGCGCGGCAACGGGCCTATCTGATCCTGCACGATGCCGGGTACTCGTTTCCGCAAATCGGGCGGTATTTCAATCGCGACCACACCACGGTGATGTTCGGCGTGAAGCGGGAGCGGGAGCGCCGCCGCGCCGATGAGGCGGCGCGCGTGGAGGGGATGGCAGACGGGGTGGCGGCGGAATGA
- a CDS encoding retropepsin-like aspartic protease, giving the protein MITERIFFMDDSGKVNERPSEGCFKPVVPIALAHTNALSIQPTPKHNFSDRFDWALIDTGADENFIDDAAAARLDIPEVAGTSAIVRGATATHPGKIHTAPIILIGSKHTFYTNLTTAPLSQNGRKYSVILGIRFLKQGRLLLDFEKSRFEFRKL; this is encoded by the coding sequence ATGATAACCGAACGTATCTTCTTCATGGACGACTCTGGAAAAGTAAACGAGCGACCATCCGAAGGATGCTTCAAGCCGGTCGTCCCGATCGCACTAGCTCATACAAATGCTCTGAGTATACAACCAACACCGAAACACAATTTTTCAGACCGCTTCGACTGGGCACTAATCGATACAGGCGCAGATGAGAACTTCATTGATGACGCAGCGGCAGCGCGCCTAGATATCCCAGAAGTTGCTGGCACCAGCGCCATTGTCAGAGGCGCGACTGCAACCCACCCAGGCAAAATCCACACCGCACCAATCATACTCATCGGTTCGAAGCACACTTTTTACACAAATCTCACCACTGCTCCACTATCGCAAAACGGGCGAAAATACTCAGTCATTCTGGGAATTCGCTTTCTGAAGCAGGGCCGCCTACTTCTTGATTTCGAGAAGAGCCGCTTTGAGTTCCGCAAGCTCTAG
- a CDS encoding S24 family peptidase — translation MTEEMVMPRTFIEAFQKALAATGRSVRSVSTETGIPYERLKQVARGRSQTTNADDAYLIALAFGGTYEEFMEGHLNGPRTIAIAGKVGAGAQVPVFDAYAKGAGPQVECPPGLSPHGVVAVEVEGDSMEPVYSAGDLLFYTRDSHEGVPSEVLGKRCVCEDETGMGWVKVLREGREEGTFDLHSFNDTSPTKYGVRLKWASPVRLHWPAELARKTL, via the coding sequence ATGACCGAAGAAATGGTTATGCCACGCACGTTCATTGAAGCGTTTCAAAAAGCCCTAGCGGCGACCGGACGATCAGTCCGCAGCGTATCCACGGAGACCGGGATACCGTACGAAAGACTCAAGCAAGTTGCCCGAGGCCGCAGCCAAACCACGAATGCAGATGACGCATACCTTATCGCGTTGGCTTTTGGCGGAACATATGAGGAATTCATGGAGGGCCATCTTAACGGCCCAAGAACAATCGCCATTGCCGGGAAGGTCGGAGCCGGCGCTCAGGTGCCGGTCTTCGATGCTTACGCCAAGGGCGCCGGCCCCCAGGTTGAATGCCCGCCCGGCCTGTCACCGCATGGCGTGGTCGCGGTTGAGGTAGAGGGCGACAGCATGGAGCCCGTGTATAGCGCGGGCGATCTGCTGTTTTACACTCGCGACAGCCACGAAGGCGTGCCGTCTGAGGTGCTTGGCAAGCGGTGCGTCTGCGAAGACGAAACCGGCATGGGCTGGGTAAAGGTGCTGCGCGAAGGCCGTGAGGAAGGCACCTTCGACCTGCACAGCTTCAACGACACCAGCCCGACCAAGTACGGCGTCCGGCTAAAATGGGCCTCCCCCGTGCGCCTGCACTGGCCCGCCGAACTAGCGAGAAAAACTTTATGA
- a CDS encoding tellurite resistance TerB family protein translates to MLAKLKERLSGGANRLQGRTDLLEAVCASAALVAAADGSIDDSEIEGAVKAVTANEALNTAFDARQIEGCMQRMLDRAGGGRVGQMTLMKELDDIASNTDDAEMVLLTAMDIADADGTVDETERAMIDKIAKRLGLKAESYA, encoded by the coding sequence TTGCTCGCAAAACTCAAGGAACGCCTCAGCGGGGGCGCCAACCGTCTTCAGGGCCGTACCGATCTTCTGGAGGCCGTCTGCGCCTCCGCCGCCCTGGTCGCCGCAGCGGACGGCTCGATTGACGATTCCGAGATCGAGGGCGCGGTAAAGGCCGTGACCGCCAACGAAGCCCTCAACACCGCCTTTGACGCGCGCCAGATCGAGGGCTGCATGCAGCGCATGCTCGACCGCGCCGGCGGCGGGCGCGTCGGGCAGATGACCCTCATGAAAGAGCTCGACGACATCGCCAGCAATACCGACGATGCCGAAATGGTGCTGCTCACCGCGATGGACATCGCCGATGCCGACGGCACCGTCGACGAGACCGAACGCGCCATGATCGACAAGATCGCCAAGCGCCTCGGCCTCAAGGCTGAGAGCTACGCCTGA
- a CDS encoding DUF1937 family protein: MGRHSFLWSQIKALPGVHVDAPRRVVVQACRGRLVYLASPYSKRAAHADGCYCPTEATRAAFDAAKWAAALAREGITAISPIAQAQAMADADMGAGLDPLDDRFWTDWCAPLLGACEALILPPIHGWQESRGCRLEITVAQNCGKPVFLMTGEGA; encoded by the coding sequence ATGGGGCGCCATTCCTTCCTCTGGTCGCAGATCAAGGCTCTGCCCGGCGTGCATGTGGACGCGCCGCGCCGGGTGGTGGTGCAGGCCTGCCGGGGCCGGCTGGTCTATCTCGCCTCGCCCTATTCGAAGCGCGCGGCGCATGCCGATGGCTGCTATTGCCCCACCGAAGCGACGCGGGCGGCTTTTGACGCGGCGAAATGGGCGGCGGCGCTGGCGCGCGAGGGGATCACCGCGATCTCTCCGATAGCGCAGGCGCAGGCAATGGCCGATGCCGACATGGGGGCGGGGCTCGATCCGCTCGATGATCGTTTCTGGACAGACTGGTGCGCGCCGCTGCTGGGTGCCTGTGAGGCGTTGATCCTGCCGCCGATACACGGCTGGCAGGAATCGCGTGGCTGCCGTCTGGAAATCACCGTGGCGCAAAACTGCGGCAAGCCGGTGTTCCTGATGACCGGGGAGGGCGCGTGA
- a CDS encoding helix-turn-helix transcriptional regulator has translation MPAARPLAVKDTSAAKMLDMSADEFRRLVSVGALPSPCDIGGLKRWRTDDIEAILQGGAAVPDEDFEL, from the coding sequence ATGCCCGCCGCACGCCCTCTTGCCGTCAAAGACACCAGCGCCGCCAAGATGCTGGATATGTCCGCCGACGAGTTCCGGCGGCTTGTTTCTGTGGGTGCCCTGCCGAGTCCTTGTGATATCGGTGGACTAAAACGATGGCGCACCGATGACATAGAAGCGATATTGCAGGGCGGCGCCGCTGTTCCAGATGAGGATTTCGAGCTTTGA
- a CDS encoding Acb2/Tad1 domain-containing protein, producing the protein MTEHVSSSGDDRTANNAVRHQYRVLSDEEKAAMERIKDMGAAFISEPHALGGTDPDCERFASRNLSLANTHMEDAVMRAVRHLTA; encoded by the coding sequence ATGACCGAACACGTCAGCAGCAGCGGTGATGACCGTACCGCCAACAACGCCGTCCGGCACCAGTACCGCGTCCTCTCCGATGAGGAGAAAGCAGCGATGGAACGGATCAAAGACATGGGCGCGGCGTTCATCTCCGAGCCGCATGCCCTCGGCGGCACCGATCCCGATTGCGAGCGCTTCGCATCTCGCAATCTGTCGCTCGCAAACACCCACATGGAAGACGCCGTGATGCGCGCCGTCCGCCACCTCACCGCCTGA
- a CDS encoding Lrp/AsnC family transcriptional regulator, producing MQDDFEEFDRFDRAILTTLAGDGRISITELARRIGLSKSPTQARLRRLEELGVIRGYRAILDPIRLGLDHVAFVEVRMLDTRETSLGEFNAAVAAIPEIEQVHLIAGNFDYLLKVRTADMRSYRRVLAEKISTLPHVSTTSTYVAMQAVKEDGLAQPPGGEG from the coding sequence ATGCAAGACGACTTCGAGGAATTCGACCGGTTCGACCGCGCGATTCTGACCACGCTCGCCGGTGACGGCCGCATCTCCATTACTGAACTAGCCCGGCGCATCGGCCTGTCCAAAAGCCCCACACAGGCGCGGCTGCGGCGGCTGGAGGAGCTGGGGGTGATCCGCGGTTATCGCGCCATTCTCGACCCGATCCGTCTGGGGCTCGATCATGTGGCCTTTGTCGAGGTGCGGATGCTGGATACGCGCGAGACCTCGCTGGGAGAGTTCAACGCGGCGGTGGCGGCGATCCCCGAGATCGAGCAGGTGCATCTGATCGCGGGCAATTTCGATTACCTGCTCAAGGTCCGCACCGCCGACATGCGCAGCTACCGCCGGGTTCTGGCGGAAAAGATCTCGACCCTGCCGCATGTCTCGACCACCTCGACCTATGTGGCGATGCAGGCGGTCAAGGAGGACGGGCTGGCCCAGCCGCCGGGCGGCGAGGGGTGA